In Balneolales bacterium ANBcel1, one genomic interval encodes:
- a CDS encoding metallophosphoesterase family protein produces the protein MVFIVLVLLVFVGGCTFSSSVTPEPPGSFLLSWQQDPATTMTIDWHPEADAHSWLEYRKRGEDEWIFAEGASLTIPGSPRRLMREELTGLEPQSYYEFRFSGADPVYSFRTMPRQADRPIRFIAGGDVMHHRQWMQRTAEAAMQVTGEEADFAVLGGDLAYADGLARKAFRWFDYFEVWSETMITPTGRVIPHIAAIGNHEVVEQFVYRYPAAEYERPDFALREAPYFSRFIPFPGAQGYGVLDFGEYLSLFILDSGHLNFIEGRQTEWLEYELSRRPDTRHIIPVYHVPAWPSFRDKDSFLSRTVREQWVPRFEDHGVRLALEHHDHTFKRTHPIRNNQIDETGIYYVGDGAWGVRLRQPRTDEEGNLPWYIAKADSVFNFAVVEIDGDDLRVEMFDEGARLLDRFEITGAGRTEPVIRAERAK, from the coding sequence ATGGTATTCATTGTTTTAGTACTTCTGGTTTTTGTAGGCGGGTGCACCTTTTCCTCCAGTGTGACGCCCGAGCCTCCGGGGTCGTTTCTGCTTTCCTGGCAGCAGGATCCGGCGACGACCATGACCATCGACTGGCATCCCGAAGCGGATGCCCACAGCTGGCTGGAATATCGCAAGCGGGGGGAGGATGAGTGGATCTTCGCGGAGGGCGCGTCCCTGACGATCCCCGGATCACCGCGCCGGTTGATGCGTGAAGAGCTCACAGGCCTGGAACCGCAGTCCTATTATGAATTTCGATTCTCCGGCGCCGATCCGGTATACTCGTTCCGGACCATGCCACGGCAAGCCGATCGCCCCATCCGCTTTATCGCAGGCGGAGATGTCATGCACCACCGCCAGTGGATGCAGCGTACCGCGGAAGCGGCAATGCAGGTGACCGGAGAGGAGGCCGATTTTGCCGTTCTCGGCGGTGACCTGGCCTATGCCGACGGCCTGGCGCGCAAGGCGTTTCGCTGGTTCGACTATTTCGAGGTATGGTCCGAGACCATGATTACCCCCACCGGAAGAGTGATCCCCCACATTGCGGCGATCGGCAATCACGAAGTGGTCGAACAGTTCGTGTACCGATACCCGGCGGCGGAATACGAACGGCCGGACTTTGCCCTGCGCGAGGCGCCCTATTTCTCCCGCTTTATCCCGTTTCCAGGGGCGCAGGGGTATGGGGTGCTGGATTTCGGTGAATATCTCAGCCTGTTTATTCTGGATTCCGGACACCTGAATTTTATCGAAGGCCGGCAGACGGAGTGGCTGGAGTACGAACTGTCCCGGCGCCCGGACACCCGGCACATCATTCCGGTCTATCATGTGCCCGCCTGGCCCTCTTTCCGTGATAAGGACTCCTTCCTGTCACGCACCGTCCGGGAGCAGTGGGTGCCGCGTTTTGAGGATCATGGCGTGCGGCTGGCCCTGGAGCACCACGACCATACCTTCAAACGGACCCATCCGATCAGAAATAATCAAATAGACGAAACCGGGATCTATTATGTCGGCGACGGGGCCTGGGGAGTCCGGCTCCGGCAGCCGCGTACCGATGAGGAGGGAAACCTGCCCTGGTACATTGCCAAAGCCGATTCGGTATTCAATTTTGCCGTGGTGGAGATCGACGGCGATGATCTGCGGGTGGAGATGTTTGACGAAGGCGCACGGCTGCTCGACCGGTTCGAGATCACCGGGGCCGGAAGAA